The following proteins are encoded in a genomic region of Deltaproteobacteria bacterium:
- a CDS encoding right-handed parallel beta-helix repeat-containing protein: protein MNSSLMRRLRSAIAFAALAACGGGGEQAPPPNRAEDLYVRTGGNDANSGLTAAEALRQVATAADRSTPGDRIVVGPGVYTPVNIKNEGTAAQPITFLADAAGTLTGDAAGEVVLDAAGAEAAFKVSNKSYIIIDGFTATGSAAGNTAGVLVKSSASHVTIRNCIARGNGGQGIRTADATDVTIANNLVLDNDGFGIQVLGQVTENQPQSLRVRVYNNTVFANGSGGITVGSSVRPARDTFFVNNIIDGNSNAGFGVFTDPPSSLDGLVERYNLNNDGYAGVSMNPLSFSADPRFRLPPADFRLDQLPEQMTTSPAVDAGDPATPADIVEQVAARTTATSGVADSGRVDLGYHYPR from the coding sequence GTGAACTCCTCGTTAATGCGCCGGCTCCGGTCGGCCATCGCTTTCGCCGCCCTCGCTGCCTGCGGTGGCGGCGGCGAACAGGCCCCACCACCGAATCGGGCCGAAGACCTTTATGTGCGCACCGGTGGCAACGATGCCAACAGCGGCTTGACCGCCGCGGAAGCGCTGCGTCAGGTGGCCACCGCGGCCGATCGCTCGACCCCAGGCGACCGCATCGTGGTCGGACCGGGCGTCTACACCCCGGTGAACATCAAGAACGAGGGCACCGCGGCGCAGCCGATCACCTTCCTCGCCGATGCCGCCGGCACCCTGACCGGCGATGCCGCCGGCGAGGTGGTTCTGGACGCCGCCGGAGCTGAGGCCGCCTTCAAGGTCTCGAATAAGTCCTACATCATCATCGACGGCTTCACGGCGACCGGCTCCGCCGCCGGCAACACCGCGGGGGTCTTGGTCAAGAGCAGCGCCAGTCACGTGACCATCCGCAACTGCATCGCGCGGGGCAACGGCGGCCAAGGCATCCGTACGGCTGATGCCACCGACGTGACCATCGCCAACAACCTGGTCCTCGACAACGACGGTTTCGGCATCCAGGTGCTGGGCCAGGTGACCGAGAATCAGCCCCAATCACTGCGGGTTCGGGTGTATAATAACACCGTATTCGCCAACGGTAGCGGCGGTATCACCGTCGGCAGCAGCGTCCGCCCGGCGCGCGACACGTTCTTCGTCAACAACATCATTGACGGCAACAGCAACGCCGGCTTCGGCGTCTTCACCGACCCACCCAGCTCGCTCGACGGCTTGGTGGAGCGTTACAACTTGAACAACGATGGCTATGCCGGCGTGTCAATGAACCCGCTGTCGTTCTCAGCCGATCCGCGGTTTCGCCTACCACCCGCGGACTTCCGTCTGGATCAGCTACCGGAGCAGATGACAACCAGCCCGGCGGTGGACGCGGGCGACCCGGCAACCCCGGCCGATATTGTCGAGCAGGTGGCGGCCCGCACCACTGCCACCAGCGGCGTTGCGGACAGCGGCCGCGTGGATCTCGGCTACCACTATCCCCGCTGA
- a CDS encoding SGNH/GDSL hydrolase family protein, producing MVGAAAVALSSEAMASTITQNTSWTIDRSGTTAKYRVVGYGDSIYAGYRGSLSSVAKRAAPWVSGEYASNAWNSDIEVIRRTKSGAKADDIYNNKIVAERSYMQATTTRVVTFEMCGNDFLQARSNFAGQTGTCNYGVITTALTNCTTYQERAMQYINANAYSGTKLKVISNIYYPGYNADNALSGCNDPTTGQKVNKRDKFLPYLAQSNWRACNFANTYGFQCADSFAQYMGADYDSNGDGQIDSEALKYVAGESEATYVNRITVTLKATLRDSNTHFVNSTTSYDYLQSDDTHPTYTGGTVYVGLFGGTGTGSGAPDYSGSQIVGGKNPVWNRYGHERMGWALSVFNPTAP from the coding sequence ATGGTGGGCGCGGCGGCAGTCGCGCTGAGTTCCGAGGCGATGGCCTCCACGATCACGCAAAATACGTCGTGGACGATCGATCGCTCGGGCACGACGGCGAAGTATCGGGTGGTCGGCTACGGCGACTCGATCTACGCCGGCTATCGCGGTTCGCTATCGAGCGTGGCGAAACGCGCCGCCCCGTGGGTGAGCGGCGAGTACGCTTCCAACGCCTGGAACAGCGATATCGAAGTGATTCGCCGTACCAAGTCGGGGGCCAAGGCCGACGACATCTACAACAACAAGATCGTGGCCGAACGCTCGTACATGCAGGCCACCACCACCCGGGTTGTGACCTTCGAGATGTGCGGCAACGACTTCCTGCAGGCGCGCAGCAACTTCGCCGGCCAGACCGGCACTTGCAACTACGGCGTCATCACCACCGCGCTGACTAACTGCACCACCTACCAAGAGAGGGCGATGCAGTACATCAACGCCAACGCCTATTCCGGCACCAAGCTAAAGGTGATCTCCAACATCTACTACCCCGGCTACAACGCCGACAATGCCCTCAGCGGCTGCAATGACCCGACCACCGGGCAGAAGGTCAACAAGCGGGACAAGTTCTTGCCCTACCTGGCGCAGAGCAACTGGCGCGCGTGCAATTTCGCCAACACCTACGGCTTCCAGTGCGCTGATTCGTTCGCCCAATACATGGGCGCCGATTACGACTCGAACGGCGACGGCCAGATCGACTCCGAGGCGCTTAAGTACGTCGCCGGGGAGAGCGAGGCCACCTACGTCAACCGCATCACCGTGACGTTGAAGGCCACCCTGCGCGACTCCAACACCCACTTCGTCAACTCCACTACTAGCTACGACTACCTCCAGTCGGACGACACCCATCCGACTTACACCGGCGGCACCGTTTACGTCGGCCTCTTCGGCGGCACCGGCACCGGCTCGGGCGCGCCCGACTACAGCGGCAGCCAGATCGTCGGCGGCAAGAACCCGGTGTGGAACCGCTACGGCCACGAGCGCATGGGCTGGGCACTGTCGGTGTTCAATCCGACCGCGCCGTAA
- a CDS encoding LysR family transcriptional regulator yields the protein MHIETLRVFCDVVDTGSFSAAASQNYITQSAVSQQLRALESRYQCTLLERSRHGAKPTAAGEILYRVSREILEKYREIETQLQESGKVVAGSLRAAIVYSVGLHELPPYLKEYMRTYPQVNVHVEYSRPNKIYDSVIAGQIDLGIVAYPHKHPQIQSVPWREDRMVLACPPDHPFASLKKVNIGRLNNESFVGFEQDIPTRKATDQLLRDNQVNVRYVGEFDNIETIKRAVEIGQGIAILPIAAIRLELEHGTIKAVQLAEVTLARPVAIIHKKSRHLSPAAVKFIEMLQREDLR from the coding sequence ATGCACATCGAGACGTTACGAGTGTTCTGCGACGTGGTCGATACCGGCAGTTTCTCCGCCGCCGCTTCGCAGAACTACATTACCCAGTCGGCTGTTAGCCAACAGCTGCGGGCGTTGGAGTCACGTTACCAGTGCACGCTGCTCGAACGCAGCCGCCACGGGGCCAAGCCGACGGCGGCGGGGGAAATCCTCTACCGCGTCAGCCGGGAAATCCTGGAGAAGTACCGCGAGATCGAAACCCAGCTGCAGGAAAGCGGCAAGGTCGTCGCCGGCAGCCTGCGTGCCGCGATCGTCTACAGCGTCGGACTCCACGAGCTGCCGCCGTACCTCAAAGAGTACATGCGGACCTACCCCCAGGTGAACGTGCACGTCGAGTACTCGCGGCCGAACAAGATCTACGACAGCGTCATCGCCGGCCAAATCGACCTCGGCATCGTCGCCTACCCCCACAAGCACCCGCAAATCCAGAGCGTGCCCTGGCGCGAGGATCGTATGGTGCTGGCATGCCCGCCGGATCATCCGTTCGCCTCGCTGAAGAAGGTAAACATCGGCAGGCTCAACAACGAGAGCTTCGTCGGCTTCGAGCAAGATATACCGACGCGCAAGGCCACCGACCAACTGCTGCGCGACAACCAAGTCAACGTGCGCTACGTTGGCGAGTTCGACAACATCGAAACCATCAAACGCGCGGTCGAGATCGGTCAGGGCATCGCCATCCTGCCGATCGCGGCGATCCGCTTGGAACTCGAGCACGGCACGATCAAAGCCGTCCAGCTGGCAGAGGTAACCCTGGCACGGCCGGTCGCCATTATTCACAAGAAGAGCCGCCATCTCTCTCCGGCCGCGGTGAAGTTTATCGAAATGCTCCAGCGCGAGGACCTGCGGTAA